From Chryseobacterium salivictor, a single genomic window includes:
- a CDS encoding sodium-translocating pyrophosphatase, which yields MDLLFYLVPIFGIIALIYTFIQSAWVSKQNAGNDRMKEISGYISDGAMAFLKAEYKVMAYFVVVVAILLAVMGASSTNSHWSIGISFVLGAILSALAGFIGMKIATKANVRTAEAAKTSLSKALKVSFTGGSVMGMGVAGLAVLGLGGLYIIIKQIFAPGAGVDSHEMERTIEILTGFSLGAESIALFARVGGGIYTKAADVGADLVGKVEAGIPEDDPRNPATIADNVGDNVGDVAGMGADLFGSYVATVLATMVLGRETLSVDAFGGFAPILLPMLIAGTGIIYSMIGTLFVKIGETTSLDITPVQNALNLGNWGSIVLTAVSSYFLVNYLMPETMTLRGHEFTKMGVFGAIIVGLVVGTLMSIITEYYTAMGKKPVKSIIKQSSTGHATNIIGGLAVGMESTLLPILVLAGGIYGSYLCAGLYGVAIAAAGMMATTAMQLAIDAFGPIADNAGGIAEMSELPKEVRERTDILDAVGNTTAATGKGFAIASAALTALALFAAFVGIAGIDGIDIYRADVLAGLFVGAMIPFIFSSLAIRAVGTAAMAMVEEVRRQFREIPGILEGKAVPEYEKCVAISTDASLKKMMLPGGIALVAPLVMGFIFGPEVLGGFLAGATVSGVLMGMFQNNAGGAWDNAKKSFEKGVEINGDMHYKGSDAHKASVTGDTVGDPFKDTSGPSMNILIKLMSIISLVIAPTLAVLHKDKIIENRRAKLESLQKMSGITASAAAVHGVTEIAPGIATGTLNEEGDYVYDTGNLQEIKLTDKSIGMGQNSQLLSLYNALQSKDQKALDNTKWFTIENLHFRTGSSDLKPGSEQQLNNLAEILNAFPTAKVKLGGYTDNTGTEEANLKLSNLRAQAAKLKLLEMGIAADRVQAEGYGSQHPVCAENDTDECKAQNRRIDVRILNF from the coding sequence ATGGATTTATTATTTTATCTCGTACCAATATTTGGTATTATTGCCTTAATCTACACTTTTATTCAGAGCGCCTGGGTAAGTAAGCAAAATGCAGGAAACGACCGTATGAAAGAAATCAGCGGTTATATTTCTGATGGAGCCATGGCCTTCCTGAAAGCGGAATACAAGGTGATGGCCTATTTCGTCGTAGTTGTTGCAATTTTATTGGCCGTAATGGGTGCCTCAAGTACCAATTCTCACTGGAGCATCGGTATCTCATTCGTTTTAGGGGCGATTCTTTCTGCGCTGGCTGGCTTTATCGGAATGAAAATTGCGACCAAAGCCAACGTAAGAACTGCAGAAGCGGCAAAAACTTCTTTGTCTAAAGCATTAAAAGTGTCCTTTACCGGAGGTTCTGTAATGGGAATGGGCGTTGCTGGTTTAGCCGTTTTAGGTTTAGGAGGATTGTACATTATTATCAAACAAATATTTGCACCCGGTGCTGGGGTAGATTCCCATGAGATGGAAAGAACAATCGAAATTCTGACCGGTTTTTCTCTCGGTGCAGAATCTATTGCCCTTTTCGCAAGAGTTGGTGGTGGTATTTATACCAAAGCAGCTGATGTTGGTGCTGACTTAGTGGGCAAAGTAGAAGCAGGTATTCCGGAAGATGATCCAAGAAATCCGGCCACGATTGCTGATAATGTAGGAGATAATGTAGGAGACGTTGCAGGAATGGGCGCCGATTTATTCGGATCTTATGTTGCAACAGTATTGGCCACTATGGTTTTGGGTAGAGAAACTTTATCGGTAGACGCTTTTGGAGGTTTTGCTCCCATTCTTTTACCCATGTTAATCGCAGGAACCGGAATTATTTATTCTATGATCGGTACTTTATTTGTTAAAATCGGCGAAACAACGAGTTTAGATATTACTCCGGTACAGAACGCTTTGAACCTGGGGAACTGGGGAAGTATAGTGTTAACTGCTGTTTCATCTTACTTTTTGGTGAATTATTTAATGCCCGAAACCATGACTTTAAGAGGTCATGAGTTTACCAAAATGGGCGTTTTTGGTGCTATTATCGTTGGATTAGTCGTGGGAACTTTAATGAGTATTATCACTGAATATTACACCGCGATGGGTAAAAAACCCGTTAAAAGTATTATCAAACAGTCATCTACCGGACATGCGACCAATATCATTGGAGGTCTTGCAGTTGGTATGGAATCTACATTATTACCGATTCTCGTATTGGCAGGAGGTATTTACGGATCTTATCTTTGTGCAGGATTATACGGTGTTGCAATTGCAGCAGCAGGAATGATGGCGACTACCGCGATGCAGTTGGCAATTGATGCTTTCGGTCCTATTGCAGATAACGCAGGTGGAATTGCAGAAATGAGCGAACTGCCCAAAGAAGTTCGTGAAAGAACAGATATATTAGATGCCGTTGGTAATACAACTGCAGCGACCGGAAAAGGTTTTGCAATCGCTTCTGCTGCTTTAACGGCATTAGCCCTATTTGCGGCCTTCGTGGGTATCGCAGGGATTGACGGAATTGATATTTACAGAGCCGACGTATTAGCAGGGTTATTTGTGGGAGCCATGATTCCGTTTATCTTCTCCTCTTTAGCGATCAGAGCGGTAGGTACTGCAGCGATGGCAATGGTAGAAGAAGTCCGAAGACAGTTCCGCGAGATCCCCGGAATTTTAGAAGGAAAAGCGGTTCCTGAATACGAAAAATGTGTCGCCATTTCTACGGATGCTTCCCTTAAAAAAATGATGCTTCCGGGAGGGATTGCTCTTGTAGCTCCTTTAGTGATGGGCTTTATTTTTGGTCCGGAAGTTTTGGGAGGATTCTTAGCGGGAGCTACGGTTTCGGGAGTATTGATGGGAATGTTTCAAAATAATGCCGGCGGAGCCTGGGATAATGCCAAAAAATCTTTTGAGAAAGGAGTTGAAATTAATGGCGATATGCATTACAAAGGTTCTGATGCGCACAAAGCATCGGTTACCGGTGATACAGTAGGAGATCCTTTTAAAGATACTTCCGGTCCGTCAATGAATATTTTAATTAAATTAATGTCGATTATTTCTTTGGTTATTGCTCCAACTTTAGCGGTTCTACACAAAGATAAAATTATCGAAAACAGAAGGGCTAAATTAGAATCTTTACAGAAAATGTCAGGAATCACGGCATCAGCAGCTGCGGTACATGGCGTTACGGAGATTGCTCCGGGAATAGCTACAGGAACACTTAATGAAGAAGGTGATTACGTTTACGATACCGGAAATCTTCAGGAAATTAAATTAACTGACAAATCAATCGGTATGGGGCAAAACAGCCAGTTGCTTTCTTTGTATAATGCGCTTCAGTCTAAAGACCAAAAAGCTTTAGACAATACAAAGTGGTTTACGATCGAAAATCTACACTTCCGGACAGGAAGCAGCGATTTAAAACCAGGTTCAGAGCAGCAGCTCAATAATTTAGCTGAAATTCTAAATGCGTTCCCTACCGCGAAAGTGAAATTAGGAGGTTATACCGATAATACCGGCACCGAAGAAGCCAATCTTAAGTTATCGAACTTACGTGCCCAGGCCGCAAAACTCAAATTATTAGAAATGGGAATTGCAGCAGACAGAGTACAGGCAGAAGGTTATGGCTCTCAACATCCGGTTTGTGCCGAAAATGATACCGATGAATGCAAAGCACAAAACAGAAGAATTGATGTCCGTATTTTAAATTTTTAA
- a CDS encoding CorA family divalent cation transporter: protein MPIEILFKNEHCEWIDVESPTKEDLTFLHERYDINSLLLEDTIDANHLPKFEQDGNVNFFLMRENTQLERSNLNTISDISTKLGIFLFDHVIITIHRLKNRSVYELKKEIALPQNEHIARDEIALNLALKVMKSYDDESTNLLEIMDQIESEVFLKTTNQSNHIRRLYRLKRKSGLNTRILNISTVWVEKFKVLQLDDTVVTDLKDKHKDVIADFEHLNAQVTSLISMFLAMSDQKANQVMKVLAIYSMYFFPITFIAGIYGMNFVFMPELNVKYGYYFTLGLMGIISLITFVYVRKKGW, encoded by the coding sequence ATGCCTATTGAAATATTATTTAAAAATGAACATTGTGAATGGATTGATGTAGAAAGTCCAACAAAAGAGGATTTGACTTTTCTGCATGAGCGTTACGATATTAATTCACTTCTTTTAGAAGATACGATCGATGCGAATCACCTGCCGAAATTTGAACAGGACGGAAATGTTAATTTTTTCCTTATGCGGGAAAATACCCAACTGGAAAGATCGAATTTGAATACCATCAGTGATATTTCTACCAAACTGGGAATTTTTTTATTTGATCATGTCATCATTACGATTCACCGGCTGAAGAACAGAAGCGTATACGAATTAAAAAAAGAAATCGCACTGCCGCAGAACGAACATATCGCCCGGGATGAAATCGCACTGAATTTAGCTTTAAAAGTGATGAAGTCGTACGATGACGAATCGACAAATCTGCTGGAAATCATGGATCAGATCGAAAGCGAAGTTTTCCTTAAAACGACCAATCAATCTAATCATATCCGCCGGCTGTACCGGTTGAAAAGAAAGTCGGGTTTGAATACCAGAATTCTTAATATTTCTACAGTTTGGGTTGAAAAATTTAAAGTGCTTCAGCTCGATGATACTGTCGTAACCGATTTAAAGGACAAACACAAAGACGTCATCGCAGACTTCGAACATCTGAATGCGCAGGTTACCAGTTTAATTTCCATGTTTCTGGCGATGAGCGATCAAAAGGCGAATCAGGTAATGAAAGTGCTTGCCATTTATTCGATGTACTTTTTTCCAATTACTTTTATTGCGGGAATTTATGGAATGAACTTCGTTTTCATGCCGGAACTTAACGTGAAATACGGTTATTATTTCACTCTTGGACTGATGGGAATTATTTCCCTTATTACTTTTGTATATGTTCGGAAAAAGGGTTGGTAA
- a CDS encoding GreA/GreB family elongation factor → MSENIVLTTGVYDLIKDHLRRKRTTQQEEQILLDQLKVAKQVLRKDLPDDVVTVNCEVKVKDVSTNEEQKYLFVQTDRAKIKKGKYSILSPIGLAIVGNKVGDIITWPFEDGDKKIEILGVEHYN, encoded by the coding sequence ATGTCCGAAAATATAGTTTTAACCACTGGAGTTTACGATTTGATCAAAGATCATTTAAGAAGAAAAAGAACAACTCAACAGGAAGAACAGATTCTTTTAGATCAGTTAAAAGTTGCCAAACAGGTTCTGCGAAAAGATTTGCCAGACGATGTCGTAACGGTGAATTGTGAAGTGAAAGTAAAAGATGTTTCGACCAACGAAGAACAAAAATATCTATTTGTCCAGACGGACAGAGCAAAAATAAAAAAAGGAAAATATTCCATTTTATCGCCGATCGGACTGGCAATCGTCGGAAATAAAGTTGGTGATATTATCACCTGGCCATTCGAGGATGGTGATAAAAAAATAGAAATTTTAGGAGTGGAACATTACAATTAA
- a CDS encoding SRPBCC family protein produces MKKLEFTIEISASREKVWDALWSDQNYRKWTAVFIPGSYYEGELLEGNDIRFLSPGQHGLFAVVEKVIPFQSMHFLHFGLVLDGISQGKTFSENSIEYYDLYETEQGTKLTVNIHTEEEYVTYFSNSFPRALNAVKELAES; encoded by the coding sequence ATGAAAAAATTAGAGTTTACCATCGAGATCAGTGCTTCCCGCGAAAAGGTTTGGGATGCGCTCTGGAGTGATCAGAATTACCGTAAATGGACTGCCGTCTTTATACCGGGTTCCTACTATGAAGGTGAACTTCTGGAGGGTAATGATATTCGTTTTTTGTCGCCGGGACAACACGGCCTTTTTGCAGTAGTGGAAAAGGTAATTCCGTTTCAATCCATGCATTTTCTGCATTTTGGACTGGTGCTCGACGGGATTTCTCAGGGCAAAACCTTCTCTGAAAACTCTATTGAATACTATGATTTATATGAAACGGAGCAGGGCACCAAATTAACGGTGAACATCCATACCGAAGAAGAATATGTTACCTATTTTTCCAACAGTTTTCCCCGCGCATTGAATGCAGTTAAAGAACTTGCAGAATCTTAG
- a CDS encoding S41 family peptidase, whose translation MKKIILFSLFLVISSCVSVKKYNAKSAIPVSAENLRKDVDFTQHKLEELHPKLYWYISKKDLDYQFDSLKMTIQKPLKPNEFYEKLAPVIAKIKEGHLRLYPYDKRLTKKEIKNLKNQKGLLSRYNFVIDHDRIFVKDNPAKIPNMNVGTEILKIKDIPVKDLLKKYKPIVNSDGDNTTFQKYSMARRWPSFFTAEYGILDSVKIETTYQNELKTFYIHREKISREEKKKTEQENKKLTKSETGKTKDYNIVTKSFNRDLQFPTKDSTIAYMKIKTFSGTFSRKFYKQSFAALKKSPAKYLILDVRDNLGGSLSEINNLYSYLVSEEFKFIDDMEVTSRTSMFHANYFTEIPTLAQPLAAVTYPVYLLGTALSVKKKDDKFYLKNNGIFALKKPKKNHFNGKIYVLINGSSFSASSIISSKLKDAKRAFLVGEETGGANDGTVAGRYSTEKLPHSKLKLPIGLMLVQPNIQFTETKKGVLPDYEIIPTLQQVLQKKDVQLEWIMDQIKKNEGNH comes from the coding sequence TTGAAAAAAATCATCCTGTTTTCGCTGTTTTTAGTCATCTCCTCTTGTGTTTCCGTAAAAAAGTACAATGCGAAATCAGCGATTCCTGTTTCTGCTGAAAATTTAAGAAAAGATGTTGATTTCACTCAACATAAACTTGAAGAACTTCACCCAAAACTGTATTGGTATATTTCTAAGAAAGATCTTGATTATCAATTTGACAGTTTGAAAATGACGATTCAGAAACCATTGAAGCCGAATGAGTTTTATGAAAAACTCGCGCCCGTTATCGCCAAAATTAAAGAAGGACACCTGAGATTATATCCATATGACAAACGACTGACCAAAAAAGAAATCAAAAACCTTAAAAATCAAAAAGGTTTATTAAGCCGCTATAATTTCGTGATTGATCATGACAGAATCTTTGTTAAAGATAATCCTGCAAAAATCCCAAATATGAATGTGGGAACGGAAATTTTAAAAATTAAAGATATTCCGGTAAAAGATTTACTCAAAAAATACAAACCAATCGTGAACAGTGACGGCGATAATACAACGTTTCAAAAATATTCGATGGCGCGAAGATGGCCTTCTTTTTTCACCGCCGAATATGGGATTTTAGACAGTGTGAAAATTGAAACGACCTATCAGAATGAATTAAAAACCTTTTATATCCATCGGGAAAAAATCTCCAGAGAAGAAAAGAAAAAGACGGAGCAGGAAAATAAAAAACTGACAAAAAGCGAAACCGGAAAAACAAAAGATTATAATATTGTCACCAAAAGTTTCAACCGTGATTTACAGTTTCCAACCAAAGATTCTACCATTGCATACATGAAAATCAAAACCTTTTCAGGAACTTTTTCACGTAAATTTTATAAACAGAGTTTTGCAGCATTAAAGAAATCACCGGCGAAATATTTAATTTTAGATGTCCGGGATAATCTCGGCGGTTCTTTATCTGAAATTAATAATTTATATTCCTACCTCGTTTCTGAAGAGTTTAAATTCATTGATGATATGGAAGTAACCTCTCGTACATCAATGTTTCATGCGAATTATTTCACCGAAATCCCGACACTAGCCCAACCGTTAGCTGCAGTAACGTATCCGGTTTATTTGCTGGGCACCGCTTTGTCTGTTAAAAAGAAAGACGATAAATTTTATCTGAAAAACAACGGCATTTTCGCTCTTAAAAAACCGAAAAAAAACCACTTCAACGGAAAGATTTATGTTCTGATTAATGGAAGCAGTTTCTCGGCCTCATCAATAATTTCCTCAAAATTAAAAGATGCAAAAAGAGCTTTCCTGGTAGGTGAAGAAACCGGCGGCGCCAATGACGGGACAGTTGCCGGGAGATATTCTACCGAAAAATTACCGCACTCCAAATTAAAATTACCCATTGGACTGATGCTGGTTCAGCCCAATATTCAATTTACAGAAACAAAAAAAGGCGTTCTTCCTGACTACGAAATCATCCCTACTTTACAGCAGGTTTTACAGAAAAAAGACGTCCAGTTAGAATGGATTATGGATCAGATAAAAAAGAATGAAGGCAATCACTAA
- the pncA gene encoding bifunctional nicotinamidase/pyrazinamidase → MKKALIIVDVQNDFCEGGALAVPKANEIIPYINLLMQDNDYDQIVLTQDWHPADHKSFASKNGKKIGDTIILNGIPQFMWPDHCVQGTFGAEFHPDLNRDKVTHIIQKGTNAEFDSYSGFQDNNHFSKTGLDDFLKYHDIQLLEIVGLALDYCVKYTCLDAAKLGYVTCLHFNGTRAVNVKPESGRDAIFEMLQNTVTILG, encoded by the coding sequence ATGAAAAAAGCCCTGATTATCGTTGATGTACAGAATGATTTTTGCGAAGGTGGCGCACTTGCGGTTCCGAAAGCCAATGAAATTATACCCTATATTAATCTGCTGATGCAGGATAATGATTATGACCAGATCGTGCTCACTCAAGATTGGCACCCCGCTGATCATAAAAGTTTTGCTTCCAAAAACGGAAAAAAAATTGGCGACACGATTATTCTTAACGGGATTCCACAGTTTATGTGGCCGGATCACTGTGTACAAGGAACTTTTGGTGCAGAATTTCATCCAGATTTAAACCGTGACAAAGTGACCCACATCATTCAGAAAGGAACCAATGCCGAGTTTGACAGTTACAGCGGATTTCAGGATAACAACCATTTTAGCAAAACTGGTTTAGATGATTTTTTGAAATACCACGATATTCAGCTTCTTGAAATCGTAGGTTTAGCCTTGGATTATTGTGTGAAATATACGTGTTTAGATGCCGCAAAATTAGGGTATGTCACCTGTTTGCATTTCAATGGAACACGTGCAGTCAACGTAAAACCGGAAAGCGGCAGAGACGCCATTTTTGAAATGCTGCAAAATACAGTAACGATTTTAGGGTAA
- a CDS encoding YfiT family bacillithiol transferase gives MDNSEYKKYPIGKFEEPQKITDQDIDRHIKTLNDFPARLKNLVQNWDTDQLDTQYRTGGWTIRQLINHLSDSSMNSYTRFKFALTEDNPTIKTYNEQQWAELQDSFSIDVKPAFQMLKGIHKRWVYELKSLTNKEYESTFHHPDQNRDITLKENLAFCAWHCDHHFAHINNLKLENNW, from the coding sequence ATGGACAATTCAGAATATAAAAAATATCCGATCGGGAAATTTGAGGAACCTCAAAAAATTACAGATCAAGATATTGACCGGCATATTAAAACATTAAATGATTTTCCGGCAAGGCTGAAAAACCTTGTTCAAAACTGGGACACAGATCAACTGGATACCCAATACCGCACCGGAGGTTGGACGATTCGCCAGCTGATTAATCACTTATCGGACAGCAGCATGAACAGTTATACGCGCTTTAAATTCGCTTTAACTGAAGATAATCCTACGATAAAAACGTATAATGAACAACAGTGGGCAGAGTTGCAGGACAGTTTCAGCATCGATGTAAAACCCGCTTTTCAAATGCTGAAGGGAATTCATAAAAGATGGGTGTATGAACTGAAATCACTGACCAACAAAGAATATGAGAGTACATTTCATCATCCGGATCAAAACCGCGATATCACTTTAAAAGAAAATCTGGCGTTTTGTGCCTGGCATTGTGACCATCATTTTGCGCATATTAATAATTTGAAATTAGAAAACAACTGGTAA
- the ytxJ gene encoding bacillithiol system redox-active protein YtxJ yields MSFFNKIFGSDEPQKSSPSFWNAIESEEDLQKAIDQSFEKKVVVFKHSTRCHISKMVLKNFENEVAGAENDAVYYFLDLISYRPISNKMAEDLGVTHQSPQMIVLENGKAVKNASHQSISVNLI; encoded by the coding sequence ATGAGTTTCTTTAATAAAATATTTGGCAGTGATGAGCCACAAAAATCATCTCCATCCTTTTGGAATGCAATTGAATCCGAAGAAGATCTGCAAAAAGCTATCGATCAGTCCTTTGAAAAGAAAGTGGTTGTGTTTAAACATTCCACGAGGTGTCATATCAGTAAAATGGTTCTGAAAAATTTTGAAAATGAAGTAGCTGGTGCAGAAAATGATGCAGTATATTATTTCTTGGATTTAATTTCATACCGGCCGATTTCTAACAAAATGGCTGAAGATTTAGGCGTCACACATCAAAGTCCGCAAATGATTGTTTTAGAAAATGGAAAGGCAGTGAAAAACGCTTCTCATCAAAGTATTTCCGTTAATCTTATTTAA
- a CDS encoding Crp/Fnr family transcriptional regulator codes for MQNINNYLSEILEVPVEAISGCSSFYTLKKVAKNEFLLHEGEVCSDTFFVEKGLLRMYSLDRNGKEHIIQFAPENWLISDRSSLNFNEKSKYYIEAVEDSEVFVLTNDFFTNMIEKYPQTAENNDMLLQKHIRNLQNRVNSLLADTAEERYMSFIKMYPNILLRVPQWMVASYLGITPESLSRVRKELARKNFKTS; via the coding sequence ATTCAAAATATCAATAATTATTTATCTGAAATCCTTGAAGTTCCTGTAGAAGCAATTTCGGGATGCAGCAGTTTTTACACGCTGAAAAAAGTGGCCAAAAACGAATTTCTGCTCCATGAAGGAGAAGTGTGTTCGGATACTTTTTTTGTAGAAAAGGGATTGCTTAGAATGTACTCGCTCGACCGGAACGGAAAAGAACATATCATACAGTTTGCACCGGAAAACTGGCTGATTTCTGACCGCAGCTCGCTTAATTTTAATGAGAAATCAAAATATTATATTGAAGCAGTTGAAGATTCAGAGGTTTTTGTTTTGACTAATGATTTCTTCACCAATATGATTGAGAAATATCCACAAACTGCCGAAAACAATGATATGCTTCTGCAGAAACACATCCGGAATTTACAGAATCGGGTAAATTCACTTTTGGCAGATACCGCCGAAGAACGGTACATGAGTTTTATCAAGATGTATCCCAATATTTTACTGCGCGTCCCACAATGGATGGTTGCATCATATCTCGGCATTACACCGGAAAGTTTGAGCAGAGTCCGAAAAGAACTGGCCCGTAAAAATTTCAAAACTTCATAA
- a CDS encoding sigma-70 family RNA polymerase sigma factor, whose protein sequence is MRQLKITKQVTNRETASLDKYLQEIGKVDLITADEEVELAQKIRAGDRVALEKLIKANLRFVVSVSKQYQNQGLSLPDLINEGNLGLMKAAKRYDETRGFKFISYAVWWIRQSILQALAEQSRIVRLPLNKIGSINKINKAYAHLEQENERPPSPEELAEVLDMSEDDIKESMKNSGRHLSMDAPLVEGEDSNLYDVLRSGESPSPDKDLMLESLQIEIERALQTLTPREADLVRLYFGLNGKHPMTLEEIGETFDLTRERVRQIKEKAIKRLKHNTRSKILKSYLGK, encoded by the coding sequence ATGAGACAATTAAAAATTACCAAACAGGTTACCAACAGAGAAACCGCCTCTCTCGACAAGTATTTGCAGGAGATTGGAAAAGTTGATTTGATTACAGCCGACGAAGAAGTTGAATTGGCACAAAAAATACGCGCCGGAGACAGAGTGGCACTTGAAAAACTGATTAAAGCCAACCTCAGATTCGTGGTATCTGTTTCTAAACAATACCAAAACCAGGGACTTTCTCTACCCGATTTAATTAACGAAGGGAATCTAGGTCTGATGAAAGCTGCGAAAAGGTATGATGAAACAAGAGGTTTTAAATTTATCTCTTATGCAGTTTGGTGGATCCGTCAGTCGATTTTACAGGCTTTGGCAGAACAGTCTAGAATTGTAAGATTGCCATTGAATAAAATCGGATCGATTAACAAGATCAACAAAGCCTACGCGCATTTGGAGCAGGAAAACGAAAGACCACCATCTCCAGAGGAATTAGCGGAAGTTTTGGACATGAGCGAAGACGACATCAAAGAATCGATGAAAAACTCCGGAAGACACCTGTCGATGGATGCACCGTTGGTTGAAGGTGAAGATTCTAACTTATACGACGTTTTGCGTTCCGGGGAATCCCCAAGTCCGGATAAAGACTTGATGTTGGAATCTCTTCAGATTGAAATCGAAAGAGCGTTGCAAACCTTGACGCCAAGAGAAGCTGATTTGGTTCGTTTGTATTTCGGACTGAACGGAAAACATCCGATGACTTTGGAAGAAATCGGTGAAACTTTTGACCTTACGAGAGAAAGAGTTCGTCAGATTAAAGAAAAAGCGATTAAAAGATTGAAACACAATACGAGAAGTAAGATTCTGAAATCGTATCTGGGTAAATAA
- a CDS encoding aldo/keto reductase — protein MNFSPIIIGTMRWGIWGANHSQKEVQKLIEISLDEKLYTFDHADIYGDYTTEKLFGDAFAEMNVKREEVQFISKCGIEMPCSNRNYTVKSYNYSQEHILKSVDQSLKNLKTDYLDLLLLHRPSPLMNPAEIGESFAILREQKKVRHFGVSNFSPSQFDLINDVFPLITNQVEISLNHTHSFFDGTLDQMMLKKLQPMGWSVLGNYFTEKSEANERIKKVLGQLCQKYAAEENQILLAFILKHPANIIPVIGTSRWENIKKLHESLRIKLEHEDWFKLLQAKNGKEIM, from the coding sequence ATGAATTTTTCACCAATTATTATAGGAACGATGCGCTGGGGAATTTGGGGAGCCAATCATTCCCAAAAAGAAGTGCAGAAACTCATTGAAATTTCTCTTGATGAAAAGCTTTATACTTTCGATCATGCAGATATTTATGGAGACTACACAACTGAAAAACTCTTCGGTGATGCTTTTGCAGAAATGAATGTGAAGAGGGAAGAGGTGCAGTTTATTTCGAAATGCGGGATCGAAATGCCTTGTTCTAACCGAAATTATACAGTGAAATCCTATAATTATTCGCAGGAACATATTTTAAAATCCGTCGATCAGAGTTTAAAAAATTTAAAAACCGATTATCTGGATTTATTGCTTCTTCACAGGCCGTCACCATTGATGAATCCAGCTGAAATCGGTGAGAGTTTTGCGATTTTGCGTGAACAGAAAAAAGTCCGGCATTTCGGAGTATCTAATTTTTCACCGTCTCAATTTGATTTGATCAATGATGTTTTTCCTTTGATTACGAACCAGGTGGAAATTTCGCTCAATCACACCCATTCCTTTTTCGATGGAACTTTGGATCAAATGATGCTTAAGAAGCTTCAGCCAATGGGCTGGTCAGTTTTGGGGAATTATTTCACAGAAAAATCTGAGGCGAACGAAAGAATTAAAAAAGTACTCGGGCAACTTTGCCAAAAATATGCTGCTGAAGAAAATCAGATTCTTCTCGCGTTCATTTTAAAACATCCTGCCAATATTATTCCTGTTATCGGTACTTCACGTTGGGAAAATATTAAAAAACTTCACGAAAGTTTACGTATCAAATTGGAACACGAAGATTGGTTTAAACTCTTACAGGCCAAAAACGGAAAAGAAATAATGTGA
- a CDS encoding RNA recognition motif domain-containing protein, with protein MNIFVSNINYATQEQSLQDLFSEFGDVSSAKIITDRETGRSRGFGFVEMSDEDGKNAIEALNGKELDGKELNISEAKPREDKPRRSFDNNRSGGGGYGGGNRGGGSGYSGGGRSGGSNW; from the coding sequence ATGAACATTTTTGTTTCAAACATTAACTATGCAACCCAAGAACAGTCGTTGCAAGATTTATTTTCAGAATTTGGTGACGTATCGTCTGCCAAAATTATCACTGACAGAGAAACCGGTAGATCAAGAGGTTTCGGTTTCGTAGAAATGAGCGATGAAGATGGCAAGAATGCTATCGAAGCTCTAAACGGAAAAGAATTGGATGGTAAAGAACTTAACATTTCTGAAGCTAAGCCAAGAGAAGACAAACCAAGAAGAAGCTTTGACAACAACCGTTCAGGCGGTGGTGGTTACGGAGGTGGAAATCGTGGTGGTGGAAGCGGATACAGCGGCGGAGGTCGTAGTGGCGGTTCTAACTGGTAA